The following DNA comes from Pongo pygmaeus isolate AG05252 chromosome 9, NHGRI_mPonPyg2-v2.0_pri, whole genome shotgun sequence.
ctgtggagaaataggaatgcttttacgctgttggtgggagtgtaaattcactcattcaaccattgtgttcaaccattgtggaagacagtgtggcaattcctcaaggatctagaaccagaaataccatttgacccagaaatacCATTACTagttatatactcaaaggatcataaatcattctactataaagacacatgcccacgtacgtttattgcagcactgttcacaatagcaaagacttggaaccaacccaaatgcccatcagtgatagattggattaagaaaatgtggcatatacacaccatagaatactatgcagccataaaaaaggatgagttcatgtcctttgcagggacatgggtgaagctggaaaccatcattcccagcaaactatcacaggaacagaaaaccaaacaccgcctgttctcacttataagcgggagttgaacaatgagaacacatggacacagggaggggaacatcacccaccggggcctgtcgggggatggggggctaggggaaggatagcattaggagaaatatctaatgtagatgactggttgatggccgcagtaaaccaccatggcacgtgtatacctatgtaacaaacctgcatgttctgtacatgtatcccagaacttaatgtatatatgtgtgtgtgtgtgtgtgtgtgtgtgtgtgtgtgtgtatagatgtaGTGGGATATTGAAATCTCCTACTATTGTTgtgttgttttctatttatttcttataattgtCATATCTTCCTGGTAAATTGACTCTTTTAACATTAAATAATGTTgtttctggtaaaaaaaaatttggatactaagtaaattttaaaatatatttacttatattacTACTATTTTTATGGTCTCCATTTCTTTAAATACCAGATTTtcctatggttttttttttttttttttttttttgagagagagaatctccctctgttgcccaggctggagtgcaatggtgcgatcttgtctcactgcaacctctgccttccaggttcaagcaagtcttctgcctcagcctccggagtagctgggattacaagcgtacgccaccatgcccagctaatttttgtatttttagtagagatggggtttcaccatgttggacaggctggtcttgaactcctgacctcaaatgatccgcccgccttaacctcccaaagttctgggatttacaggcgtgagccactgcacctggcctgtgtatcatttttctttctgccaaCAGGACATTCTTTAGTATTTCTCGTGGTGTGGGTTCTGCTGGTGATAAATCTTTGAGATCTTGTATGCCTGAAGACATCtttatttgcctttctttctgAAAGATATTTTTCCAAGTGTAGAATTTCAGGTTGAAAAATTGTTATTCTTTTGAATACCATAAAAGTCTTGCTTCATTTTCATTTACCTGTATTGTTTTTGATGAGAAATTTGATGTTATCTTTATACCTCTATACGTAGAATGCCTCGCCTTCCTCCCACTGGCCACTtttgatattttctctttatcattggTTTTTGAGCAATTTGACAATTACGTGCCTTTAGTTATGTGTCTTCATTTTTTCGTGCTTAGAATTTACTGAGTTTCTTGATCTGTGGTTTATAGTTTTAattaagtttggaaaattttcagcctcattattcaatttttttttctgtcctctccTCTGCCTTGGTGACGACAACTACCTTCATGTTACACAGTGTGAAGCTGTCCCATAGCTCACTGATTTCCTTCTcatattttgtattcatttttctgttttattttgcataatttctATGGCTATTAATCAAACTCACTAATCTTTCATCTGTAATATTTAACCTGCTGTGAATCCCATTCAGCATATTTTTTATCTCAGATATTTTAGTTTTCATCTCTAGGAGtttaatttgtcttttatttatagCTTTCATGTCTCtacttaactttttaaacataTGCAATAACAttataacttttaatatttttctctgttaATTGTAACATTTGAGTCAGTTCTGGGTTGATTTATACtgatttttctcctcattatATAAGTTGTTATTTCCTTGCCTCTTTACATAACTCATAATATTTGATTGAATGCCAGACTTGGTGAATTGTACTCTGGTGGATACTGGGTATtttttgtattcctataaatCTTCTTGAGCGCTGTTTTAGAATTCAGTTAATTCACTTAGAGATAATTTTgtccttttgtattttgttgtatgAATCGTTAGGTGGGTCTGAAGCAGTGCTCAGTATAGGGACAAGTATTCCCCATTACTGAAACTAGACCTTCCTGTATCCTCTACCCACTATTCCATGAATTACAAGTTTTTCCAGCCTGAATGTTGGGAACAGGAACCACAACAGACGCTATGTTCATGCCAAGCACGTCTGATGCTTCCTTTGATTCTTTCTGATGGCTATTTCCCCAGCCTTGGACAGTTTCTTCAGATGTATATGCTTGACTCTATTGAATAGGCAAAGTGGAACCCTTTTAGATCTTTGGGGTTCTCTTTCTCTGCAGATCTCTCTTCTCTGTTATACATTCATAAGGTTTACCTCATTTGTTTCCAGTCTCTCAGCAACTGCTTTCCTTTGTTGCTTGATGCCTGTGTCTTGAAGGAtcattgtttcatgtattttatgtgcttcttattttattgttttaggtgaGGGGTAAATCCAATTCCTGTTATTTAGTTTTGGCTAAAAGTGGAAGTCCTTGAGAGTAGTTTTGAATGACAGTTTTGTTCAATACAAAAATTTTTACAGCCagtattttctttcagcagtttaaaAGTATTATCCCACTGTCTTCCATCTTCTACTGATTTTGTGATTGTATAGATGCTTTTTACATATTCTCTGTATCTTTCTCAGCATTTTGATgtgattgtttatttgtttgttttagctaTCCGATTGGTGTTCACTGAgctagtatttttttctgatattgcaTCTCTTTtactttattgttttctcttggAAATCTGACTATCCATGATTTAGACCTTTTTTCTTAGTTGAACTTTTAtgctcatttctttattttccctccTTTTTGTTCTGTGCTTCTGTCTCCATACTTTCTACTGAACAAGACTACAgttaataaattatcttttctgGTTTGTGTACTTTGCTATTGAGCCTACCTAGTGCATTTTCAGTTcagtttcttttttagttttatgtctgtttttcttttcatgaatTGTAGTTGtctcatgaaaaaatatttttctcttttcttaaaaatattaataacagttATTTTGAACCTAGAACTCTAATATCTAAATCACCTCTAAATGTTTTATGAATAATGGCAATATATCTAAACGTAGACAAATAAATTGTCCATAAAAGATTGGCAAACAAATGTCACAGATGTCACAAACATTTATAGATAAATTGCCCATTTTTTTTCTCGGTTTTCAGTCATTATGGACCCTTTTTCAttagcatgttttataattttttcattaaatagtCCCCTTGTAGAGGTTctgggtgatttttttctttctaagaggATGCagttttcttttgacagggtaAAAACATAAGCAGATCAATTCAATCCTATTGATGGTTGGTTTTAGGCTTTTTTAGGCtttttctatctagttttgcATTTGTTCCTAAATTATTACCTTTGTGGGATCTCAGCTGAAAGCACAGAGTGATCTACCTCACAAGACTTAAACGCTACCCTCTATCTCCCAGCACCAATCAGTTAGTAAATGCTCAgctcatacatacatatatatatatatttttttttttttagcctttcaTATACTGCTTTCTTTTGAGTTTCCTTGAGTCTTTTCTTGTGCATACACTATTTAGGAGTGACAAACAACTTATAAGTATATTGCATGCAAATTTTTGGACTTGTTTATCTGTGGTACCCTCATCTTTGTGATTTGATTCTCAATGTTAATATGTTTGGCAACCCCGAATTCTAATTTCTGCCCTCTTATTTAAGTGACTGCTACTTTATGCTAACACTCTCTTTTCCTCTTAGAGAATTGACAGACGCCCTTGGGGAAAACACTTAGGTGAATGTGGCACTTACCTTATTGTTCTTCCCTCCTCTTACCTTTTCTCTTCAAGTCCTGTATTTGCTGCTCTCCTGTATCTCTAAGCacttgttttgtgtgttttgtcaaTCTTTTATAGTTGTGTAGTTGTTTTGGGGAGAGTTACTTAAATGCAAGCTACTTCTTTGTGGCCAAAAGAGAAGTGCTGACATTAAGTGTGTCTTTaaagttctccaggtgattctgatccACAGTTCAAAATCATTGTACTATATCAATGTAATTGAGAGGCcaggggatttttttaaattgttattattatactttaagttttagggtacatgtacacaacgtgcaggtttgttacatatgtatacatgtgccatattcgtgtactgcacccattaactcgtcatttagcattaggtatatctcctaatgccatccctcccccctccccccaccccacaacagtccccggagtgtgatgttccccttcctgtgtccatgtgttctcattgttcaattcccatctatgagtgagaacatgcggtgtttggttttttgtccttgtgatagtttactgagaatgatgatttccagcttcatccgtgtccctacaaaggacatgaactcatccttttttatggctgcatagtattccatggtgtatatgtgccacattttcttaatccagtctatcattgttggacatttgggttggttccaagtctttgctattgtgaatagtgccacaataaacatacgtgtacatgtgtctttacagcagcatgatttatagtcctttgggtatatacccagtaatgggatggctggatcaaatggtatttctagttctagatccctgaggaatgaccacactgacttccacaatggttgaactagtttacagtcccaccaacagtggacgagtgttcctatttctccacatcctctccagcacctgttgtttcctgactttttaatgatcgccattctaactggtgtgagatggtatctcattgtggttttggtttgcatttctctgatggccagtggtgatgagcattttttcatgtgttttttggctgcataaatgtcttcttttgagaagtgtctgttcatatcctttgcccactttttgatagggttagGGGATTTTAAGTGAGGCTGGAAAGGTGGATAGAGACTAGCACAAGTTGGGAATGTAGAATTAGTAAaggttttacattttactttaatAGTGATGGGAAGCTGTGAAAAGTTTTCAAGCAAGGGAATGACATAATCTTATTTACTTATTGAAAAGACTACTCAGGATCCTCCATGGATAGTGGATTATAGGGAAGCAAGATAGAAATAGGAAGATATGTTAGGAAGTACTGCAGTAGTCAAGGTAAAGAACGATTGTGTCTTGGTCTAGGATAATAGCAGCATAGATCAAAGAAAATTGGATATAGCATATATTTTGGAAACCATTTGTCAGGTTTGCTGATAGGTTGAATATGAGGGATAAAAGGTAGTGAGTAAATAAGAATGGCTCTTAAGGTTTTGGCTTGAGTCACTGAATAAATGGTGATAATATTTGCTGGTGAGTAGAAGAGGGGAATAAAAAAGCAAGTTTTATGGAAGTGTTTTGGATGAATTAAGTTTGAGCTGCCTACTTGACATAAATGCAGAGGGATGAAGAACACAATTGGATATTGGATTTGCGCTCAGTGGAGATATCACATTTGAAGATATAATTTTGGGTATCAGTActgtatacattgtatataaaGGCGTGAAACCAGATAAAATCTTTTAGATGATCTCTaacatgagaataataataacaatagttaaTTCAAAGggctattttaaagataaaagtagaattttataaatgtaaCTTATAAACTATAGAAATGTatgttttttgttatattttctaatCCAACCATATTATGTAATTTACATAGAAATGATTAACTGCAGGCAGGGAGTAGATGGAAAAGTTATgtattttacacattttcttGGATAATACAGACACCCTTCAGGTGGACAGATATaaagtttttatcatttttaattccCACATTTAATCATAAATatagaattgttttaaatattggaaACTTAAAATATTGATAAGTCAACACTTCTCTGCAGGgattatatatagatatctgtGAGGGATCCTGGATAGTTGAATGTTTGGACTTATTTAGCACTTCCAATTTATTTCATGGGAAATCAAAtgtatattaatttcatttttcccatGCTCAAGTCACTGTGCTAGGCCATGTAGGAGATATAAGTATGTTATAAACCCTGTCCTTACAAGAAAACAGTATAATCAAGGAGCAAAGAAGTAAGACAGAATAAAAATAGATCatatgtttgtgtgcatgtgttttctcAGAGAAGAAAATACTGTCAGGTTGGAAGCAATTGAACCCATGCCATGAAAGAGGTAATATCTGAAATACATCTTGAAGGATGCTCAAtttatgaatatatcacaatattttaaatgaacagaatagtaataaaatttttaaataggcaaTAAAAAGTTTTAGGAAGAAGTAAACTTAACTCTTGTTTGTAAATAGTATTTCTAAATTATGATCCAGAAAAGGAATCATATAGTCCTTGTAGAATTTATTGAAGATTATGTGTAATGTAGTATTGTGGCAGAAAGTAACTGACAACATACTGGTTAGGTTAGGACTTTTTATTGGACTTTCTGGTATGAAAGTCTCATTGCTCAatccccacctatgagtgagaacatgtggtgtttggtttcttgcccttgtgatagtttgctgagaatgatggtttccagcttcatccgtgtccctacaaaggacatgaactcatcattttttatggctgcatagtattccatggtgtatatgtgccacattttcttaatccagtctatcattgttggacatctgggttggttccaagtctttgctattgtgaatagtgctgcaataaacataggtgtgcatgtgtctttatagcagcatgatttatagtcctttgggtatatacccagtaatgggatggctgggtcaaatggtatttctagttctagatccatgaGGAATCGCCAgagtgacttccacaatggttgaactagtttacagtcccaccaacggtgtaaaagtgttcctgtttctccacatcctctccagcacctgttgtttcctgactttttaatgatcgccattctaactggtgtgagatggtatctcgttgtggttttgatttgcatttctctgatggccagtgatgatgagcattttttcatgtgttttttggctgcataaatgtcttcttttgagaagtgtctgttcatatccttcacctacttgttgatggggttgtttgtttttttcttgtaaatttgtttgagttctttgtagattctggatattagccctttgtcagatgagtagattgcaaaaattttctcccattctgtaggttacctgttcactttgatggtagtttcttttgctgtgcagaaggtctttagtttaattagattccatttgtcaattttggcttttgttgccattgcttttggtgtttcagacatgaagtccttgcccatgcctatgtcctgaatggtattgcctagcttttcttctagggtttttatggttttaggtgtaacatttaagtctttaatccatcttgaattaatttttgtataaggtgtaaggaagggatccagtttcagctttctacatatggctagccagatttcccagcaccatttattaaatagggaagcctttccccatttcttgttttggtcaggtttgtgaaagatcagatggttgtagatgtgtggtattatttctgagggctctgttctgttccattggtctatacctctgtttttgtaccagtaccatgctgttgtgcttactgtagccttgtagtatagtttgaagtcaggtagcacatTACTCATGTTCTTTCTTTCAGAAATAGGTCTTAgtagaaagtaaaaagtttcAGTAGGCATACTGTATCACCTGGAAAGAGTAGAAACACAAAACCCACTTGAagaattcatttttctattttttgtgtgtgtacttaCATTTTACCCCTTCAGTTTCCATCTAAGTCAATCATAGTTTCTGAGAGCCCAGGGTCCTGTGGATAACCCGCTTCAGTGCAGCCTTCACTTCATTATTCCTTAAGCTGTAGATGATGGGGTTCAACATGGGAGTCACCACTGTGTAAGAGAGTGACAGCAGCTTCTTGCTCTCAGGAGAGGCACTAGATTGGGGTCGGAAATACGTGAGGATGGCAGTGCTGTAGAAGAGAGAGACAACCAAGAGGTGGGAGGAACAGGTGGAGAAGGCCTTATGTTTCCCCTCAGCTGACGGCATCCTGAAGACAGTGGAGAGGATGCGGACATAGGATCCCAGGATCagcaagaaaggaaagagaatgaatAGGACAGTGGCTGTCAGAGCCTCCAGTTCAAACAGAGAGGTGTCAGCACAGACCAGTGCAATAACAGGAGGGCTGTCACAGAAGAAGTGGTTCACCCTGTTGGGGCCACAGAAAGGGAAACTGAAAATCCATGTGGTTTGCACAGTGGCCACTGGAAACCCTGAGAACCAAGAGGCAGCTGCCAGCTGGGCATAGGATCTGTGGCCCATGATGACTGGGTAGTGCAAGGGGTCACAGATGGCCACGTAGCGGTCATATGCCATGGTGGCCAGGAGGCAGCACTCAGAAGccccaaaaaagaagaagaaatacatcTGAGTGGCACATCCAAGGAAGGAGATGGTTGTGTCTTGAATGATCAGGGTCCCCAGCATCTTGGGCACAATGACCAAGTTGAAACCTATCTCCAGGAAGGACGAGTTTCTGAGGAAGAAGTACATAGGACTTTGTAGTGTAGAGTCAGCTACAGTGACCAGGATGATGAGGACGTTGCCCATTAAAGTAACCAGGTAAATGGtcaagaaaaggagaaacagtAGAGCCCGAAGCTCAGTGAACAGGGCTGAGAAGCTCACAAGAACAAATTCACTGACAATTGTCCAGTTTTCCCACATCATTCTTCTGCCCAGGACTTCACTGGGCATTCAAAATCTAGGAAGGCAGAAGAAATCTCATATGTCATTTATACCTTTATTATATTCCTATAAAGGTTACCTCCTGTGGCCTCATTCTTTACTTTCCTTGTTAGAGTTGTTGAGGATCAAACATCTATACTctccaaaatataataaaacaaatttgaCCATTAGATTCACAATTTTTGGGGAAAGAATTCTACTTTTCCAGACTTAATTAACACaccatatatatctatacatgtcCTGATTTTTCTGTTCTCCATAGAGAATGGCCAAAATCACAGCTTTGCGTTCATGCTCCTACCTTATCTCTCTTCAATAATGGTGCTAAGAAAGGCAGGCCAAGCATTTATGAAGAGAGAGGTCTTGATACATAATGAAAAGTGGTGAGGTCAGGCAGGTATATtttttgcaaaacaaaaatgtagGAAGGAGAAAATCAAAGAAACTGATTCAGCAGTTACTAAATGATTCCTGAGGAGGAGATCCGAATGTGTCCCAATCTCAAGAAGCCCATACTCAGgaaggtttcactatattgtaaGAATCTCAATTTCTACACTCTGAAAATTGCAGTGTAAACAAGAAGACACACAACATAGTCAGTGTGGCTTATCTTGATCCCAGGGATGAGTATTTTCCAAGTAATTGTATGTGTCAAGATAGCATCACAACCATGGACAGAATCTAGATGGGTTAAGCATGAACTTTTTCATCAGCTCTCTTGGTTGACTTGTGTCTTGACTCTCAAGAAACTTGAAGCTCACATTTTACATGTTAATAAAACACTACTTAAGTATGCAGGTGTGACTAATAATATGAAATCccatgaaaaggaaacaaaagatttCATCATTGCATTAATAACGAAGCTTCAAAATTGGGACCctgaaattctttgtgatgactaTAAACATATGGAGGAATAAAATCTGAAGCACT
Coding sequences within:
- the LOC129007596 gene encoding olfactory receptor 10A4 — translated: MMWENWTIVSEFVLVSFSALFTELRALLFLLFLTIYLVTLMGNVLIILVTVADSTLQSPMYFFLRNSSFLEIGFNLVIVPKMLGTLIIQDTTISFLGCATQMYFFFFFGASECCLLATMAYDRYVAICDPLHYPVIMGHRSYAQLAAASWFSGFPVATVQTTWIFSFPFCGPNRVNHFFCDSPPVIALVCADTSLFELEALTATVLFILFPFLLILGSYVRILSTVFRMPSAEGKHKAFSTCSSHLLVVSLFYSTAILTYFRPQSSASPESKKLLSLSYTVVTPMLNPIIYSLRNNEVKAALKRVIHRTLGSQKL